Genomic DNA from Chlorogloeopsis sp. ULAP01:
CGTAATTTCCGCATCAAGCTGCCCATTTCCAGAGCATTCATGGCATAATCCCAACCGTGATTGCTTTTAATGCCGGCTCGTTCTAGAGCTTGCTGCATACTATCGGTGGTTAAAATGCCAAAAATCACGGGTACGCCAGTTTGAAAGGAAGCAGCAGCAATACCTTTTGCTACCTCAGATGAAACATAATCGAAATGAGGCGTTTGTCCTCTAATGACAGCGCCTAGGCAAATTATGGCATCGTAGCGACCTGAAAGTGCAAGTTGGCGAGCTACCACCGGAACTTCAAAACTCCCCGGTACCCAAATGTAATCGACTTGAGAGCCATGAGGATCGACATCGACGCCGTGGCGTTTCAAGCAATCTTGACAACCCTCTAACAATTTGGTGGTAACTAAGTCATTGAATCGACCTATTACCAGCGCAAACCGCAAAGGCTCTGTCTGCGTAAAAGTTCCCTCGAAAACTGCCATGACCGCCTCTAAATCAACTATACTCTTGCAAATATATACATTTCTTCTTTAAAGACAACAGGAGCAGCACAGATAATAAGACGTGGAGAAAGAGAGACGCGGTGACGCGGAGAGAGAGTAGGGGCAGTGCCTTGTGCCTGCCCTAAAGGGGGAAAGAAATTTTCATTTGCATTCCCCGTGTCTCTACCTCCCGGAGTCTCCGTGTCCCCACGTCCCCGCGTCCCCGTGTCAGGTGTGTCTCCGCGTCAGTTGCGTGTTCTGCTATGTTATTAACCTGCTTTGTTATTGCGGTTTTTGTCTAAACTACGAAAAAGCTTAATGCTGCGACTACAAGTACCAAGGCAATCCAAGCTCCAGATCCGAGCCACAGCAATTTTTTAGAGTCATTCCAATTTTGTGGAGTGGCATAGGCAACGGGAACGCCAATTACCATCACAAAAGACAGGAGGACTAAAGCGAGCAAAGCAAATTGGAATATGATACTCATTTTCCCTTCTCCCAAGACAGCGAAAATACTAAAGATAGAATATTTACAGGGCAAAACAGATAGTTTTTCCTTATTGTTAAGCTAGCAGAATTTGCAACACTTTAGTCATTAGTCATGTGTCCTCTGTCTGAATACCAATGACTAATGCTCATGACTAAATCACTATGGACTTAATTTTG
This window encodes:
- the psbZ gene encoding photosystem II reaction center protein PsbZ, coding for MSIIFQFALLALVLLSFVMVIGVPVAYATPQNWNDSKKLLWLGSGAWIALVLVVAALSFFVV
- the ribH gene encoding 6,7-dimethyl-8-ribityllumazine synthase; this translates as MAVFEGTFTQTEPLRFALVIGRFNDLVTTKLLEGCQDCLKRHGVDVDPHGSQVDYIWVPGSFEVPVVARQLALSGRYDAIICLGAVIRGQTPHFDYVSSEVAKGIAAASFQTGVPVIFGILTTDSMQQALERAGIKSNHGWDYAMNALEMGSLMRKLRSNLNQPYPSDSQSLPPSLKSASVGDFSTAGEELA